One region of Vallicoccus soli genomic DNA includes:
- a CDS encoding glycosyltransferase family 4 protein, producing the protein MRVAVVTESFLPQVNGVTGSVLRVCEHLVRQGHEALVVAPGPGPDAWGGVPVLRVPALPLPFYSGHRLAAPWPDLAPALRAFAPDVVHLASPTLLGAQAAGVARRLGVPGVAVYQTDLPGYAARYGVPAASRAAWRWLRRVHAAAERTLAPSRHACAALRAHGVPRVARWPRGVDLERFSPVRRDEGLRARLAPGGEVLLGYVGRLAREKQLDLLAAVQDLPGTRLVVVGEGPQGAALRARLPRAAFLGRLDGDELGALVASLDVFVHTGAHETFCQAAQEALAAGVPVVAPAAGGLLDLVEPGATGGLFAPGSAAGLRRCTEVLARDPALRAAQGAAARRSVAGRDWASVGDELVAHYRDALGSAA; encoded by the coding sequence GTGCGCGTCGCCGTCGTCACCGAGTCCTTCCTGCCGCAGGTCAACGGCGTCACCGGCTCCGTCCTGCGGGTCTGCGAGCACCTCGTCCGCCAGGGCCACGAGGCCCTCGTCGTCGCCCCCGGCCCGGGCCCGGACGCCTGGGGCGGGGTCCCCGTGCTGCGGGTCCCCGCCCTGCCGCTGCCCTTCTACTCCGGGCACCGCCTCGCCGCGCCCTGGCCCGACCTGGCCCCGGCGCTGCGGGCCTTCGCCCCCGACGTCGTCCACCTCGCGTCGCCCACGCTGCTCGGCGCGCAGGCCGCCGGCGTCGCCCGCCGCCTCGGCGTCCCCGGGGTCGCGGTCTACCAGACCGACCTGCCCGGGTACGCCGCCCGCTACGGCGTGCCCGCCGCCTCCCGCGCCGCGTGGCGGTGGCTCCGCCGGGTGCACGCCGCCGCCGAGCGCACCCTCGCCCCCAGCCGGCACGCCTGCGCCGCCCTGCGCGCGCACGGGGTGCCGCGGGTGGCCCGCTGGCCCCGCGGCGTGGACCTCGAGCGGTTCTCGCCGGTGCGGCGGGACGAGGGGCTGCGCGCGCGGCTCGCGCCCGGCGGCGAGGTCCTCCTCGGGTACGTCGGCCGCCTCGCCCGGGAGAAGCAGCTCGACCTGCTCGCCGCCGTGCAGGACCTGCCGGGGACCCGGCTCGTCGTCGTGGGCGAGGGCCCGCAGGGGGCGGCGCTGCGGGCCCGGCTGCCCCGGGCGGCCTTCCTCGGCCGGCTCGACGGGGACGAGCTGGGCGCGCTCGTCGCCTCGCTCGACGTCTTCGTGCACACGGGTGCGCACGAGACGTTCTGCCAGGCCGCGCAGGAGGCGCTCGCCGCGGGGGTGCCGGTCGTCGCGCCCGCCGCGGGCGGGCTGCTGGACCTCGTCGAGCCGGGTGCCACCGGCGGGCTGTTCGCGCCGGGCTCGGCCGCGGGCCTGCGCCGGTGCACCGAGGTGCTCGCCCGCGACCCGGCGCTGCGCGCGGCGCAGGGGGCGGCGGCGCGCCGCTCGGTCGCGGGCCGGGACTGGGCGTCGGTGGGCGACGAGCTGGTCGCGCACTACCGGGACGCGCTGGGGAGCGCCGCATGA
- a CDS encoding M1 family metallopeptidase produces the protein MSRPALRRATSTAVTALVALGLATSPAGAAAAGAPGVGDPYFPLAGNGGYDVGQYDLRIRYEPSTRAFDGTAVLRARATQDLSRFNLDLRGFAVRSVRVDGRPARFDRDRQELRVRPRGGLERGERFTVVVEYDGTTGRPTDSGGALYGWVSTPDGAFVANEPEGASTWYPVNDTPTDKATYRFRVTVPEGTTAVANGQLVSQRTRGGWTTWVWEARDPMASYLSTASVGDYDLTIARTAQGLPVIDAVDRDLGDDAAEGTRRTAEMIDLFTGLFGPYPFEAYGAIVDDDEDAGYALETQTRPIYSGPPSESTVAHELSHQWFGNSVSPEQWDDLWLNEGFATYAEWLWAEHTGGPTPAEQFDELYAEPATSSLWAPAVADPGAETLFSRSVYDKAAMTLQALRERIGERAFWRLVRTWYRDHRDANASTADFTRLAERVSGRQLDGFFRTWLYGTGKPTDW, from the coding sequence ATGAGCCGCCCCGCCCTGCGCCGCGCCACCTCGACCGCCGTCACCGCGCTCGTCGCCCTCGGCCTCGCGACCTCCCCCGCCGGGGCGGCCGCCGCCGGCGCGCCGGGCGTCGGCGACCCGTACTTCCCGCTCGCCGGCAACGGCGGCTACGACGTCGGGCAGTACGACCTGCGGATCCGCTACGAGCCCTCGACCAGGGCCTTCGACGGCACGGCGGTGCTGCGCGCGCGGGCGACGCAGGACCTGTCGCGGTTCAACCTCGACCTGCGCGGCTTCGCGGTGCGCTCGGTGCGCGTCGACGGGCGCCCGGCGCGCTTCGACCGCGACCGCCAGGAGCTGCGGGTGCGCCCGCGGGGCGGGCTCGAGCGCGGCGAGCGCTTCACCGTCGTCGTGGAGTACGACGGCACCACCGGCCGCCCGACGGACTCCGGCGGCGCGCTCTACGGCTGGGTCTCCACCCCGGACGGCGCGTTCGTCGCCAACGAGCCCGAGGGCGCCTCGACCTGGTACCCGGTCAACGACACCCCGACGGACAAGGCGACGTACCGCTTCCGGGTCACCGTGCCGGAGGGGACGACCGCGGTCGCCAACGGCCAGCTGGTGTCGCAGCGCACCCGCGGCGGGTGGACGACGTGGGTCTGGGAGGCCCGCGACCCCATGGCGAGCTACCTGTCCACCGCGTCGGTCGGCGACTACGACCTCACGATCGCGCGCACGGCGCAGGGGCTGCCCGTCATCGACGCGGTCGACCGCGACCTCGGCGACGACGCGGCCGAGGGCACCCGGCGCACCGCGGAGATGATCGACCTCTTCACCGGCCTGTTCGGGCCGTACCCCTTCGAGGCGTACGGCGCGATCGTCGACGACGACGAGGACGCGGGCTACGCGCTGGAGACGCAGACCCGCCCGATCTACTCCGGCCCGCCGTCGGAGTCGACGGTCGCGCACGAGCTGTCGCACCAGTGGTTCGGCAACAGCGTCAGCCCGGAGCAGTGGGACGACCTCTGGCTCAACGAGGGGTTCGCGACGTACGCGGAGTGGCTCTGGGCCGAGCACACCGGCGGCCCGACCCCCGCCGAGCAGTTCGACGAGCTCTACGCCGAGCCGGCCACGTCGTCGCTGTGGGCCCCCGCGGTCGCCGACCCCGGCGCGGAGACGCTGTTCTCGCGGTCGGTCTACGACAAGGCGGCGATGACGCTGCAGGCGCTGCGCGAGCGCATCGGCGAGCGGGCGTTCTGGCGGCTCGTGCGCACGTGGTACCGCGACCACCGCGACGCCAACGCCTCCACCGCCGACTTCACCCGCCTCGCCGAGCGGGTGTCGGGCCGCCAGCTCGACGGCTTCTTCCGCACCTGGCTGTACGGGACGGGCAAGCCGACGGACTGGTGA
- a CDS encoding patatin-like phospholipase family protein has protein sequence MSTADARPAGRTLLVLGGGGALGAYQAGAVRALLRAGVVPDALYGCSAGALNGAFLAAEPTPERAAALTGWWSDPRTRAVLAPTGWARLRGATALLTTRGLALHDARPLRRLVAEHVPGGDLAALPVPLVVTTTCLDCGAAEHHAAGPVDDVLAASCALPGLFGPVRLGDGHLHVDGGVVCGVPVERALADAGPDDRVLVLDCGLAPVTGRPGACAADPTPRELAEEACGLPLGPSRGAYVPPVETARGLVEVVLRSFTVARAVANRAAVAAALGDPRVHVLPHVADAWAAGLLERLPAGPRDLGATAALVDAGAAAATAWLGASSGSAVPA, from the coding sequence GTGAGCACCGCCGACGCACGCCCCGCCGGGCGGACCCTCCTCGTCCTCGGCGGCGGGGGGGCGCTCGGGGCGTACCAGGCGGGGGCGGTGCGCGCGCTGCTGCGGGCCGGGGTCGTGCCCGACGCCCTCTACGGCTGCTCCGCGGGCGCCCTCAACGGCGCGTTCCTCGCCGCCGAGCCGACCCCGGAGCGGGCCGCCGCCCTCACCGGCTGGTGGTCCGACCCGCGCACCCGCGCGGTGCTGGCCCCGACCGGCTGGGCCCGGCTGCGCGGCGCCACCGCCCTGCTCACCACCCGGGGCCTGGCCCTGCACGACGCGCGCCCGCTGCGCCGGCTCGTCGCCGAGCACGTGCCCGGCGGCGACCTCGCGGCGCTGCCGGTGCCGCTCGTCGTCACGACCACCTGCCTGGACTGCGGCGCCGCCGAGCACCACGCGGCGGGGCCGGTCGACGACGTCCTCGCCGCGAGCTGCGCGCTGCCCGGCCTCTTCGGCCCGGTGCGCCTCGGCGACGGGCACCTGCACGTGGACGGCGGGGTGGTGTGCGGCGTCCCCGTCGAGCGCGCGCTCGCCGACGCGGGCCCCGACGACCGGGTCCTCGTGCTGGACTGCGGCCTCGCGCCCGTCACCGGCCGCCCCGGCGCCTGCGCCGCGGACCCCACGCCGCGCGAGCTCGCCGAGGAGGCCTGCGGCCTGCCGCTCGGGCCGTCGCGCGGCGCGTACGTCCCGCCGGTCGAGACCGCGCGGGGGCTCGTCGAGGTGGTCCTGCGCTCCTTCACCGTGGCCCGGGCGGTCGCGAACCGGGCCGCCGTCGCCGCGGCCCTCGGCGACCCGCGCGTGCACGTGCTGCCGCACGTGGCCGACGCCTGGGCGGCGGGCCTGCTCGAGCGGCTGCCCGCCGGCCCGCGCGACCTCGGCGCGACCGCCGCGCTCGTCGACGCCGGCGCCGCCGCGGCCACCGCGTGGCTCGGGGCCTCGAGCGGCAGCGCCGTCCCGGCCTGA
- a CDS encoding response regulator has product MDQHLPRTAGTRARVLLAAPAGDGRAALERALVRSWLAVDAVEHGAAALDALRGGAYDAAVLAADLPGLSGTAVCRWVREHGADRDLPVLVLVGDDPGSGADEAAAAGASGTLPLDARPRLVAHRVVALLRHAHVPLPRQRGIARALPFLRGA; this is encoded by the coding sequence GTGGACCAGCACCTGCCGCGCACCGCCGGCACCCGGGCACGGGTGCTCCTCGCCGCGCCCGCCGGCGACGGCCGCGCCGCGCTCGAGCGCGCCCTGGTGCGCAGCTGGCTCGCCGTCGACGCCGTCGAGCACGGGGCCGCCGCGCTCGACGCGCTGCGCGGGGGCGCGTACGACGCCGCGGTCCTCGCCGCGGACCTGCCCGGCCTCAGCGGCACGGCGGTCTGCCGCTGGGTCCGCGAGCACGGCGCGGACCGGGACCTGCCGGTGCTCGTCCTCGTGGGCGACGACCCCGGCAGCGGGGCCGACGAGGCCGCCGCCGCGGGCGCGAGCGGCACGCTGCCCCTCGACGCGCGCCCGCGCCTCGTCGCGCACCGCGTCGTCGCCCTGCTGCGCCACGCGCACGTGCCCCTGCCCCGCCAGCGCGGCATCGCGCGCGCCCTGCCGTTCCTGCGCGGGGCCTGA
- a CDS encoding cytochrome P450: protein MPAGVQPVPTLRGAPVLGAAPALRRDVLGTLERAHREHGAVVRLVAGPPGWRHVLHGVFSPEGVEQVLVDGAGRTSKRSSGYEELRAVLGDGVLTSEGERWRRQRRAVAPALTRRRTTGPYAAAAVEEAQRVAAEWEGPAASGRPVDVHRAMVGFTARFVGRVLLGADVADAVPRLMAVAPDFNREVLRRGQQPHPVPRSWPTPANRRLAAAVAEQRDVVDGLLAQRLARGADGDGGGGEDLLGLLLQGRARGGEDLDDRELADQVLVFLLAGHETTATALALALVELARSPRWQGALQDEVDAVLGDRPPGGADLPRLVLAERVVREVLRLYPSAPAVPRLAPEGLRVCGHDLPPGATVVVSPWVVHRDPALWPHPLRFDPSRFEAALPGGHRCAWFPFGAGPRACVGMQLALAEAVLALATLLRRYRLSTHLDAVPLVAGIALRPDGPLPVRVHRR from the coding sequence GTGCCCGCCGGCGTGCAGCCCGTGCCGACCCTGCGGGGCGCGCCGGTGCTCGGCGCGGCCCCCGCGCTGCGCCGCGACGTGCTCGGGACCCTGGAGCGGGCGCACCGCGAGCACGGCGCCGTGGTCCGCCTCGTCGCCGGCCCGCCGGGGTGGCGCCACGTGCTGCACGGCGTCTTCAGCCCGGAGGGCGTCGAGCAGGTCCTCGTCGACGGGGCGGGGCGCACGTCCAAGCGCAGCAGCGGGTACGAGGAGCTGCGCGCGGTCCTCGGCGACGGGGTCCTGACCAGCGAGGGCGAGCGGTGGCGCCGCCAGCGCCGCGCGGTCGCCCCCGCCCTCACGCGGCGGCGGACCACCGGCCCGTACGCCGCGGCGGCCGTGGAGGAGGCGCAGCGGGTCGCGGCGGAGTGGGAGGGCCCGGCGGCCAGCGGCCGCCCGGTCGACGTGCACCGGGCGATGGTCGGCTTCACCGCGCGCTTCGTCGGCCGCGTGCTCCTCGGCGCCGACGTCGCGGACGCGGTGCCGCGGCTCATGGCGGTCGCGCCGGACTTCAACCGGGAGGTGCTGCGGCGCGGGCAGCAGCCGCACCCGGTGCCGCGCTCGTGGCCGACCCCGGCGAACCGGCGCCTCGCGGCGGCGGTCGCGGAGCAGCGGGACGTGGTCGACGGCCTGCTCGCCCAGCGGCTGGCCCGCGGCGCGGACGGCGACGGCGGCGGCGGCGAGGACCTGCTCGGCCTGCTCCTGCAGGGCCGGGCGCGCGGCGGGGAGGACCTCGACGACCGCGAGCTCGCCGACCAGGTGCTGGTCTTCCTCCTGGCCGGGCACGAGACGACGGCGACGGCGCTCGCACTGGCCCTGGTGGAGCTCGCCCGCTCGCCGCGGTGGCAGGGCGCCCTGCAGGACGAGGTCGACGCGGTGCTCGGCGACCGGCCGCCCGGCGGCGCGGACCTGCCGCGGCTCGTCCTCGCCGAGCGGGTCGTGCGCGAGGTGCTGCGGCTCTACCCGTCGGCCCCGGCGGTGCCGCGGCTCGCGCCCGAGGGCCTGCGGGTCTGCGGCCACGACCTGCCGCCGGGCGCCACCGTGGTGGTCTCGCCCTGGGTCGTGCACCGCGACCCGGCGCTGTGGCCGCACCCGCTGCGGTTCGACCCGTCGCGGTTCGAGGCGGCGCTGCCCGGCGGGCACCGCTGCGCCTGGTTCCCGTTCGGCGCGGGGCCGCGGGCGTGCGTCGGCATGCAGCTCGCCCTGGCCGAGGCGGTCCTGGCCCTCGCGACGCTGCTGCGGCGCTACCGGCTGAGCACCCACCTCGACGCGGTGCCGCTGGTCGCCGGGATCGCGCTGCGCCCCGACGGCCCGCTGCCGGTGCGGGTCCACCGGCGCTGA
- a CDS encoding glycosyltransferase — translation MRIVQVATFVGPRSGGIRTVLRHLAEGYAAAGHDVVQVVPGPQPALEHRPWGAVVTVPAPPVPGTGYRVVVRPAAVERLLERLAPDRVEVHDRTTLRGLGDWARGHGARSLVVSHERLDRVLRQWVPALPVPAAERAADRSNASLAASYDRVVCTTRWAGEEFARLGVPPATVPLGVELDRFHPDRASREVRAVAAPAGEALLLTASRLSREKRPDLAVDAAAELARRGRPVRLVVAGDGACRRALARRARGLPVRLVGFLDDRDALARLLATADVVLAPGPVETFGLAALEALASGTPVVAHEASAVGEVLAAGAGLTAAGTPSALADAVEAVLDGAASGAAARARAEAFPWERTVAGFLDLHREHGLPAPVPAPRPAPVPVR, via the coding sequence ATGAGGATCGTCCAGGTCGCCACGTTCGTCGGCCCGCGCTCGGGCGGGATCCGCACCGTCCTGCGCCACCTCGCCGAGGGGTACGCGGCCGCGGGCCACGACGTCGTGCAGGTCGTGCCGGGCCCGCAGCCGGCGCTGGAGCACCGCCCCTGGGGCGCGGTCGTCACCGTCCCCGCACCGCCGGTGCCCGGCACGGGCTACCGCGTCGTCGTGCGCCCCGCCGCGGTCGAGCGGCTGCTCGAGCGGCTGGCCCCCGACCGGGTCGAGGTGCACGACCGCACGACGCTGCGCGGGCTCGGGGACTGGGCCCGCGGCCACGGCGCCCGCTCCCTGGTCGTGAGCCACGAGCGGCTCGACCGGGTGCTGCGCCAGTGGGTCCCGGCCCTGCCCGTCCCGGCCGCGGAGCGCGCCGCCGACCGGTCCAACGCGTCCCTGGCGGCCTCGTACGACCGGGTGGTCTGCACGACCCGCTGGGCGGGGGAGGAGTTCGCCCGTCTCGGCGTCCCCCCGGCCACGGTGCCGCTGGGCGTCGAGCTGGACCGCTTCCACCCGGACCGCGCCTCGCGCGAGGTGCGCGCCGTGGCGGCGCCCGCCGGGGAGGCGCTGCTGCTCACCGCGAGCCGGCTGTCCCGCGAGAAGCGGCCCGACCTGGCGGTCGACGCCGCGGCCGAGCTCGCCCGGCGCGGGCGCCCGGTGCGCCTCGTCGTCGCCGGCGACGGCGCGTGCCGGCGCGCCCTCGCCCGGCGGGCCCGGGGCCTGCCGGTGCGCCTCGTCGGCTTCCTCGACGACCGCGACGCGCTCGCGCGCCTGCTCGCGACGGCCGACGTCGTGCTCGCCCCCGGTCCGGTCGAGACCTTCGGCCTCGCCGCGCTCGAGGCGCTGGCCAGCGGCACCCCGGTCGTCGCGCACGAGGCGTCCGCCGTCGGGGAGGTGCTGGCCGCCGGGGCCGGGCTCACCGCGGCGGGCACCCCCTCCGCGCTCGCGGACGCGGTCGAGGCGGTGCTCGACGGCGCCGCCTCGGGCGCGGCGGCCCGCGCCCGTGCCGAGGCGTTCCCGTGGGAGCGGACCGTGGCCGGCTTCCTCGACCTGCACCGGGAGCACGGGCTGCCCGCCCCGGTGCCGGCACCCCGACCCGCTCCCGTGCCCGTCCGCTGA